GCCATGCCCGTTCCGACCCTCGGCTCCCACGCCCCCGACCGGCCCGAGCGGCGGTCGCGCCGCACGATCGTGGAGTTCCTCCGCGGCACCTGGTGACCGAACTGCGCCGGGCGCATCGCGCAGTTGCGCGACCGGTTCCCCGAGATCCGCGCGGCCGAGACCGACCTCGTGCTCGTCGCCTGCCAGGCCTCGACCGCCGTCGAGGCCTTCGCCGAGCGCGAGAAGCTCCCGTTCCCCATCGTCGCGGACGAGGACCGCTCGATCGCAAGGCTCTGGGGGGTCTACGTCGCCCTGAACTACGAATCGATCCACATCGCCCGTCCGGCGACCTTCGGGGTCGACGCGCGCGGCGTCGTGCGGTACGCGCGCGTCTCCCGCAGCCAGTTCTCGCGGGCCCGGTTGGAGGAGGTCCTGGCGGCGTTTACAATCCGTCCGTGAGCCGCCCCTTCGTCTACGTGAACATGGCGATGACCGCGGACGGGAAGATCACCTCGTCCGCCCGCGAGTACCCGAAGTTCACGACGCCCCACGACCGCCGCACCATGGACCGGCTCCGCGCCGAGGCCGATGCGGTCCTCGTGGGAGCGGGAACCCTGCGCGCCGACGACCCGCCGCTGCACGTCCGCGACCCGGAGATGCTGCGGCGCCGCGCCGCGCTCGGGAAACCCGCCGGCCTCCTCAACGTTCTCGTCACCGCCAGCGCCTCCGTCGATCCCGATTCGGGGTTTTTCACGCACCCCGCGTCCGCCGGGAGGATCGTCGCGACCGTCGACGACGCCCCGCCCGAGTTCCTCGCGCGGCTGGCGGAGCGTGCGGAGGTCTGGACGCTCGGGTCGGGATCGGTCGATCTCGCGGTGCTTTGCCGGCGCCTGCACGCGCGCGGGGTCGCGCGTCTTCTGGTCGAGGGGGGAGGCGAGCTCAACTGGGGATTCTTCCGCGAGGGTCTGGTGGACGAGATCTACCTCACGATCGCCCCCGCGCTCCTCGGGGGCCGCCAGGCACCGACCTGGCTGGAGGGAGACGGGTTCGCCATGGGGGAGCGGCGCGCCCTCGAGCTCCT
The Candidatus Polarisedimenticolaceae bacterium DNA segment above includes these coding regions:
- a CDS encoding dihydrofolate reductase family protein, coding for MSRPFVYVNMAMTADGKITSSAREYPKFTTPHDRRTMDRLRAEADAVLVGAGTLRADDPPLHVRDPEMLRRRAALGKPAGLLNVLVTASASVDPDSGFFTHPASAGRIVATVDDAPPEFLARLAERAEVWTLGSGSVDLAVLCRRLHARGVARLLVEGGGELNWGFFREGLVDEIYLTIAPALLGGRQAPTWLEGDGFAMGERRALELLEVDRVGHELYTRWRVVPR